A single window of Hippocampus zosterae strain Florida chromosome 15, ASM2543408v3, whole genome shotgun sequence DNA harbors:
- the LOC127616740 gene encoding choline-phosphate cytidylyltransferase A-like: protein MQSTSTPLQSRKRKRDISNVDKEVGERIGKIPRCTVGLKEPAPFADELVPANSQPYQRVCMEEAKRGTPPERPVRVYADGIFDVFHSGHARALMQAKCLFPNTHLIVGVCSDDLTHKFKGFTVMNEDERYDAIRHCRYVDEVVRNAPWTLTPEFLAKHRIDFVAHDDIPYSSAGSDDVYKHIKEAGMFAPTQRTEGISTSDIITRIVRDYDVYVRRNLQRGYTAKELNVSFINEKKYHLQERVDKVKRKVRDVEEKSKEFVLKVEEKSIDLIQKWEEKSREFIGNFLQMFGPEGALKHMLKEGKGRMLQAISPRQSPSSSPTREERSPSPTFRLPFFNKTSPPPSPLPHHSGARGYLISEDDDDDSEDGN from the exons ATGCAAAGCACCAGCACGCCACTTCAGTCCAGGAAGAGGAAACGAGACATCTCCAATGTGGACAAGGAGGTGGGAGAAAGGATCGGCAAAATCCCCAGATGCACCGTG GGGTTGAAGGAGCCAGCGCCTTTCGCCGACGAGCTGGTGCCAGCGAATTCGCAGCCTTACCAGAGGGTCTGCATGGAAGAGGCCAAACGGGGAACGCCGC CGGAAAGGCCCGTGAGGGTGTATGCTGATGGGATCTTTGACGTTTTCCACTCAGGACATGCCAGGGCTCTAATGCAGGCCAAATGCCTCTTCCCAAACACACACCTCATAGTCGgag TCTGCAGTGACGACCTGACGCACAAGTTCAAGGGCTTCACGGTCATGAATGAAGACGAGCGCTACGACGCCATCCGACATTGCCGCTACGTGGACGAAGTGGTGCGCAACGCCCCCTGGACGTTGACGCCAGAGTTCCTCGCCAAACACCGC ATTGACTTTGTGGCCCATGATGACATCCCGTACTCCTCGGCTGGCAGTGACGACGTGTATAAGCACATCAAGGAAGCAG GCATGTTTGCGCCCACCCAGCGGACAGAAGGCATCTCCACCTCTGACATCATCACGCGCATCGTCCGCGACTACGACGTGTACGTCAGGCGCAACCTGCAGAGGGGCTACACGGCCAAGGAGCTCAACGTCAGCTTCATCAAC GAGAAGAAGTACCATCTGCAGGAGCGTGTGGACAAGGTGAAGAGGAAGGTACGAgacgtggaggagaagagcAAAGAGTTTGTCCTCAAGGTGGAGGAGAAGAGCATCGACCTCATCCAGAAGTGGGAGGAGAAGTCCCGGGAGTTCATTGGCAACTTCCTGCAGATGTTCGGGCCGGAAGGAGCTCTG AAGCACATGCTGAAGGAGGGCAAAGGTCGCATGCTGCAGGCCATCAGCCCTCGCCAAAGCCCCAGCAGTAGCCCCACTCGCGAGGAGCGCTCACCCTCGCCCACCTTCCGCCTGCCCTTCTTCAACAAGACctccccgccgccctcgccgttGCCTCACCACAGCGGGGCGCGGGGCTACCTCATCAgtgaggacgacgacgacgacagcgAAGACGGCAACTAG